The Sporosarcina ureae genomic sequence TCATCCACTTGCTACTGTCAATAATGAATTCAACGCAGTGTATGTGTACAGTGATTCAGTAGGGGAGACAATGTTCTATGGACCTGGAGCTGGTTCATTACCTACAGCGACTTCCGTAACAGGTGACGTAGTGGCGGCTTGCCGAAATATTTTGCTCGGCGTGAATGGTAAGAGAATGCATTCACCGCAATTTGAACGCAAAGTAAAAACGGATAATCAGAAGTATGCTCGCTATTTCCACCGTATAACGGTACGTGACGAAGTAGGCGTGTTGACGGAATTGACATCTATTTATAGTCACCATAAAGCGAGTCTAGCGACAGTTGTTCAAGATTCAGATATGCACGGTGAAGGCGCGGATTTAATCTTCATTACACATAAAATTTCCCGTCAACAACATTTAGATATTTTAACAGACTTAAAAGATACACCTGCGGTCATTGACATTTCAAGTCATTACCGTGTGGAAGGAGAATAAGGAATTATGAGAAGATGGAATGGATTGATTGAAGAATATAAAGAATGGTTGCCGGTGACAGAGAATACTCCTTCATTGACATTGCAAGAAGGAAATACACCGTTAATCCATCTCGAGAACTTATCAAAACAATGGGGAATCAATCTGTATGTGAAAACAGAAGGAACGAATCCAACAGGTTCATTTAAAGACCGCGGAATGGTAATGGCAGTTGCAAAAGCGAAAGAAGAAGGGAAAACAGCGTTGATCTGTGCTTCAACGGGTAACACATCTGCTGCAGCTGCAGCATATGGTGCACGTGCAGGTATGCGTACAATTGTCGTTATTCCTGAAGGTCGTATTGCATTAGGCAAGCTGGCGCAGGCGAAAATGTATGGTGCCGAAATCGTCGCTATTGAAGGAAACTTTGACGAAGCACTCCGTATGGTACGTGAACTAGGCGAAGGGAAAATTGCGTTGGTGAACTCTGTGAACCCTTATCGACTTGAAGGCCAGAAGACCGTAGCATTTGAAACAATTGAACAGCTCGGTAGTGTACCGGATATCTTCGCTTTGCCTGTTGGAAACGCGGGTAACATTTCCGCGGCATGGAAAGGTTTCAAAGAATACGCAGAGAAAAAAGGTACGGCTACACCGAAGTTACTAGGAGTTCAAGCAGACGGTGCAGCGCCAATCGTATATGACCGTGTATTCGAAG encodes the following:
- the thrC gene encoding threonine synthase, translated to MRRWNGLIEEYKEWLPVTENTPSLTLQEGNTPLIHLENLSKQWGINLYVKTEGTNPTGSFKDRGMVMAVAKAKEEGKTALICASTGNTSAAAAAYGARAGMRTIVVIPEGRIALGKLAQAKMYGAEIVAIEGNFDEALRMVRELGEGKIALVNSVNPYRLEGQKTVAFETIEQLGSVPDIFALPVGNAGNISAAWKGFKEYAEKKGTATPKLLGVQADGAAPIVYDRVFEEPETVATAIRIGNPASWHLATQALEESGGDILSATDEEILEAYQLLAATDGIFAEPASCATIAGIKKRLDAGLIEKGTTIVGILTGNGLKDPETAINVNAHKPMMTNEQFDNFLKELKEGTN